From the Flavobacterium galactosidilyticum genome, one window contains:
- a CDS encoding PepSY-associated TM helix domain-containing protein, with amino-acid sequence MTKKEQPYYKSANLLRILRKLHRQIAIFLFAFFLIISITGLLLGWKKNSFGIILPPTSKGVSTDLKTWLPLDSLQTIAVTTLHDSISKTLSSDIERIDARPSKGIVKFVFNDDYWEIQLDGTTGNVLQINRRKSDIIENIHDGTILDVLFNTKNDQFKLSYTTIMGLALLALTGTGFWLWYGPKRIRQQKQNRNN; translated from the coding sequence ATGACAAAAAAAGAGCAGCCCTATTACAAATCTGCAAATTTACTCCGCATTTTAAGAAAGCTCCATCGCCAAATAGCCATTTTTTTATTTGCATTCTTCCTAATTATTTCAATAACGGGTCTACTTCTAGGATGGAAAAAGAATTCCTTTGGAATTATTCTTCCTCCAACATCTAAAGGTGTTTCAACTGATTTGAAAACATGGCTTCCTTTAGACAGCCTTCAAACAATAGCAGTGACTACTTTGCACGATTCTATTTCTAAAACGCTTTCAAGCGATATAGAGCGAATAGACGCCAGACCGTCAAAAGGGATTGTAAAGTTTGTGTTTAACGATGATTATTGGGAGATTCAATTAGATGGTACTACTGGAAATGTACTGCAAATAAATAGAAGAAAATCAGACATTATAGAAAACATTCATGACGGAACTATATTAGATGTTTTATTTAATACTAAAAATGATCAATTTAAATTGTCGTACACAACAATTATGGGACTTGCGCTACTAGCGCTAACGGGAACAGGTTTCTGGCTTTGGTATGGTCCTAAAAGAATTCGTCAGCAAAAACAAAATCGCAACAATTAA
- the bshB1 gene encoding bacillithiol biosynthesis deacetylase BshB1, translating into MKLDILAFGAHPDDVELGCAGTILKEISLGKKVGIVDLTRGELGTRGSAEIRDQEANAAAKILGVVARENLEMRDGFFVNDEKHQLEIIKMIRKYQPEIVLCNAIDDRHIDHGKGSKLVSDACFLSGLMKIETELDGEKQNAWRPKLVYHYIQWKNIEPDFVVDITGFTDKKIESILAYSSQFYDPKSKEPESPISSKNFLESLNYRSRDLGRIAGLEHAEGFTVERHVAVNSLADLK; encoded by the coding sequence ATGAAATTAGATATACTAGCTTTTGGAGCGCATCCTGATGATGTTGAATTAGGTTGTGCGGGAACTATTTTAAAAGAAATCTCTTTAGGGAAAAAAGTTGGAATCGTTGATCTGACTCGTGGCGAATTAGGAACTCGTGGTTCTGCTGAAATTAGAGATCAGGAAGCCAATGCTGCAGCAAAAATTTTAGGAGTTGTTGCTAGAGAAAATTTAGAAATGCGTGATGGTTTTTTTGTAAATGATGAAAAACACCAGTTAGAAATTATAAAAATGATTCGTAAATACCAACCCGAAATCGTTTTGTGTAACGCAATAGATGATCGTCATATTGATCACGGAAAGGGAAGTAAACTAGTTTCTGATGCTTGTTTTTTATCCGGTTTAATGAAAATTGAAACTGAATTAGATGGTGAGAAACAAAACGCGTGGCGTCCAAAATTAGTCTATCATTATATTCAATGGAAAAATATCGAACCTGATTTTGTAGTTGATATTACTGGTTTCACAGATAAAAAAATAGAATCTATTTTGGCTTACAGTTCGCAGTTTTATGATCCAAAGTCTAAAGAGCCAGAATCCCCAATTAGCAGTAAAAACTTCCTAGAAAGCTTAAATTACCGCTCGAGAGATTTAGGAAGAATCGCTGGCTTAGAACACGCGGAAGGTTTTACAGTGGAAAGACATGTGGCAGTTAATAGCCTAGCAGATTTGAAGTAA
- a CDS encoding PaaI family thioesterase, whose amino-acid sequence MTFDKEKILHYCNKISENTLMRTLNITYTDAGEDFLVATMPVTPAVHQPVGLLHGGASVALAESVGSAASMLFVNPEVSEVRGIEISANHLKAKRNGLVTATAKIVHKGRSIHLWEIRIVDENNNLISLCKLTNMILPKRKSTDK is encoded by the coding sequence ATGACATTTGATAAAGAAAAGATACTTCACTACTGCAATAAAATTTCCGAAAACACTTTAATGCGCACTTTGAATATCACCTACACTGACGCTGGTGAGGATTTTTTAGTAGCTACAATGCCTGTTACTCCAGCGGTTCATCAACCTGTTGGATTATTGCACGGCGGAGCATCAGTTGCATTAGCAGAAAGTGTTGGAAGCGCTGCTTCGATGCTATTTGTAAATCCAGAAGTGAGCGAAGTGCGTGGAATAGAAATATCAGCCAATCATTTGAAAGCAAAGCGCAACGGACTGGTTACAGCAACGGCTAAGATTGTTCATAAAGGTCGCAGTATTCACTTGTGGGAAATTAGAATTGTTGATGAAAATAATAATTTAATTTCGCTTTGTAAGTTGACAAATATGATTTTGCCAAAAAGAAAAAGTACTGACAAATAA
- a CDS encoding chemotaxis protein CheB, protein MEENKVVSNCKVLIIGGSAGSLHALMDILPNLPVIDSFAIVIVLHRKNSDDMTLEELLKIKSKTPLKIIEDKIPLDSGFLYVVPSNYHLLFEQNGTLALDSSEKVNYSRPSIDVSFEAAAEIFGSNVIGILLSGSNTDGTAGLLAIQKAGGTVVVQNPTSADMPFMPNNAIKNMTPDYILTPEEILKFILLINE, encoded by the coding sequence ATGGAGGAAAATAAAGTAGTATCAAATTGCAAAGTGCTCATAATTGGAGGTTCCGCTGGAAGCTTGCATGCACTTATGGATATACTACCTAATTTACCAGTAATAGATTCTTTTGCCATTGTTATCGTCCTTCATAGAAAAAATTCTGATGATATGACTTTAGAAGAATTACTTAAAATAAAATCAAAAACACCGCTAAAAATAATAGAAGATAAAATCCCTTTAGATTCGGGATTCTTGTATGTGGTACCTTCGAATTATCATTTGCTATTTGAGCAAAATGGTACTTTGGCATTAGACAGTTCTGAAAAAGTCAATTATAGCAGACCCAGTATTGATGTTTCTTTTGAAGCTGCTGCAGAAATTTTTGGTAGTAACGTGATAGGGATTTTACTTTCCGGTTCTAATACTGACGGAACTGCGGGATTACTAGCAATTCAGAAAGCAGGAGGAACTGTTGTGGTTCAAAATCCAACTTCAGCCGACATGCCTTTTATGCCGAATAATGCAATCAAAAACATGACGCCTGATTATATTTTAACTCCTGAGGAAATTTTGAAGTTCATTCTTTTGATAAATGAGTGA
- a CDS encoding isochorismate synthase, whose amino-acid sequence MESIDSKIHNQLKKNLPFVVYSKPNSEEITGFFQHNDTLFEVNDFTEKGFVVATFDGVKTYLIPESESELVHFYLNSNEIAFSEKELSKADKSAQNDFESLVSKGITAIKNEKFQKVVLSRTEVVAIDDFDMVETFQKLVLLYPSAFVYCFYHPKIGNWIGATPEQLLKVAENNFETISLAGTQKDTGSSEIVWGEKEKEEQQFVTDYLVQRLQNIASAVQFTKPYSIKAGSIWHIKTDVSGVLNSDLSLKKVIQLLHPTPAVCGLPKEIAKDFILENEPYDRSFYTGFLGELNCSFARETISSDLFVNLRCMQIKDSQAHLYMGCGITKDSNPEKEWEESVNKSMTMKRVL is encoded by the coding sequence ATGGAATCAATTGACAGCAAAATCCATAATCAGCTAAAAAAGAACCTCCCTTTTGTTGTTTATTCAAAACCAAATTCGGAGGAAATAACTGGTTTTTTTCAGCATAATGACACGCTATTTGAAGTGAATGACTTTACGGAAAAAGGCTTTGTTGTAGCAACTTTTGATGGTGTAAAAACCTATTTAATTCCTGAAAGTGAATCGGAGTTAGTGCATTTTTATTTGAATAGCAACGAAATAGCATTTTCTGAAAAGGAATTGTCAAAAGCTGATAAAAGTGCTCAAAATGATTTCGAATCTCTGGTGTCTAAAGGAATTACAGCCATAAAGAACGAGAAGTTTCAGAAAGTTGTTTTGTCCCGAACTGAAGTAGTTGCTATAGATGATTTTGATATGGTGGAAACCTTTCAAAAGTTAGTGTTGCTTTATCCTTCGGCTTTCGTGTATTGTTTTTATCATCCTAAAATTGGAAACTGGATTGGTGCCACTCCTGAACAGTTATTAAAAGTTGCCGAAAATAATTTTGAAACAATATCGTTAGCTGGAACACAAAAAGATACTGGTTCCTCTGAAATCGTTTGGGGAGAAAAGGAAAAGGAAGAGCAACAATTTGTAACCGATTATTTGGTACAACGGCTTCAAAATATTGCTTCGGCTGTACAATTCACAAAACCGTACAGTATAAAAGCAGGAAGTATTTGGCATATAAAAACAGATGTTTCCGGTGTTTTGAATTCTGATTTGAGTTTGAAAAAAGTGATTCAGTTACTACATCCAACACCTGCTGTTTGCGGTTTACCAAAAGAAATAGCCAAAGACTTTATTTTGGAAAACGAACCTTATGACAGGAGTTTTTACACGGGTTTTCTGGGAGAATTAAATTGCAGTTTTGCACGAGAAACAATAAGTTCTGATTTATTTGTAAATTTGCGTTGCATGCAAATTAAGGATTCACAAGCTCATTTATATATGGGTTGTGGTATTACAAAAGATAGTAATCCTGAAAAAGAGTGGGAGGAAAGTGTCAATAAATCGATGACAATGAAGAGGGTTTTGTAA
- a CDS encoding type II toxin-antitoxin system YoeB family toxin produces MKLKNTIAKTRNKNNDKDSTWFWSQRIDDEYRLIYKFLDDEIQILKARHHYD; encoded by the coding sequence ATGAAGTTAAAAAATACAATAGCAAAAACTAGAAACAAAAATAATGATAAAGACAGTACTTGGTTTTGGTCGCAAAGAATTGACGACGAATATCGATTAATTTACAAATTTCTTGACGATGAAATCCAAATCTTAAAAGCTAGACATCATTATGATTGA
- the purL gene encoding phosphoribosylformylglycinamidine synthase: MIHFFENQSKTVFAVQTQNEISAQDISKLNWLFADSNKIEKSVLTDFFVGPRATMVTPWSTNAVEITQNMGISGIIRIEEFHKATEDFTDFDPMLSQKYTELHQDIFTINVQPEPILDIEDIDAYNKKEGLALSLEEVEYLDNLSTKLGRKLTDSEIFAFSQANSEHCRHKIFNGTFVIDGEEKETSLFKLIKKTSQENPNDIVSAYKDNVAFVKGPRVQQFAPKTADKADFYEIKEFDSVISLKAETHNFPTTVEPFNGAATGSGGEIRDRLAGGQGSLPLAGTAVYMTSYSRLDENRPWEDAVAARKWLYQTPMDILIKASNGASDFGNKFGQPLITGSVLTFEHEENNRKIGYDKVIMQAGGIGYGKLDQAIKKKPQEGDKIVILGGENYRIGMGGAAVSSADTGAFGSGIELNAIQRSNPEMQKRAANAIRGLVESDHNPIVSIHDHGAGGHLNCLSELVEETGGLINLDKLPVGDPTLSAKEIIGNESQERMGLVIGQKDIDLLQRVADRERSPMYQVGDVTGDHRFTFESKSTGAKPMDYALEDFFGSSPKTIMNDKTIAYNYAPLEYSVRNISTYLEQVLQLEAVACKDWLTNKVDRCVGGKVAKQQTAGPLQLPLNNVGVMALDYKGIEGVATSIGHSPIASLIDPVAGTRTAIAESLSNIIWAPIKDGLQGISLSANWMWACKNEGEDARLYAAVEACSNFAIELGINIPTGKDSLSMKQKYPNDEVIAPGTVIISAGGNCTDIRKVVEPVLQKDGGSIYYINLSQDEFKLGGSSFAQTLNAIGNEAPTIKEAKFFKKAFNTIQELILENQILAGHDIGSGGLITTLLEMCFADVNLGAKIDFSVFEEKDIIKYLFAENIGIVFQAKDNATIEAKLNANGVSFYKLGNTTTEATLDFGPCKLDIVKYRDIWFKTSFLLDQKQSKNGMAQERFDNYKNQPLQYAFPTHFTGKSPEIDSSKPRPKAAIIREKGSNSEREMANAMYLAGFDVKDIHMTDLISGRENLEDIQFIGAVGGFSNSDVLGSAKGWAGAFLYNEKAKTALDNFFKREDTLSVGICNGCQLFVELELIHSEHEKMPKMSYNDSNKHESIFTSVTVQENKSVMLSSLAGATLGVWVSHGEGKFELPLGEERYNIVGKYAYEGYPANPNGSHYDVAMLCDVTGRHLVTMPHIERSTYQWNWAHYPKDRNDEVSPWHEAFVNARKWIEKH, translated from the coding sequence ATGATCCATTTCTTTGAAAACCAAAGCAAAACTGTTTTTGCAGTACAAACGCAAAACGAAATTTCGGCTCAAGACATTTCAAAATTAAACTGGCTTTTTGCCGACTCAAATAAAATAGAAAAATCCGTATTAACGGATTTTTTTGTTGGACCACGTGCCACTATGGTGACACCGTGGAGTACAAATGCCGTTGAAATCACTCAAAATATGGGTATTTCAGGGATCATTCGAATTGAGGAATTTCATAAAGCAACGGAAGATTTCACTGATTTCGACCCAATGCTCTCACAAAAATATACAGAGTTACATCAAGATATTTTTACAATCAATGTGCAACCAGAACCTATTTTAGACATCGAAGATATTGATGCCTACAACAAGAAAGAAGGTTTGGCCTTAAGCCTTGAAGAAGTAGAATACTTGGATAATTTATCAACCAAATTAGGTAGAAAATTAACCGATTCTGAAATATTTGCTTTCTCACAAGCAAATTCAGAGCATTGCCGTCACAAAATTTTCAACGGAACATTTGTAATTGATGGCGAGGAAAAAGAAACGTCTCTTTTCAAATTAATCAAAAAAACATCTCAAGAAAACCCGAACGATATCGTCTCGGCGTATAAAGATAATGTGGCTTTTGTAAAAGGCCCAAGAGTGCAACAATTTGCACCTAAAACCGCTGACAAAGCTGATTTTTACGAAATAAAAGAATTCGATTCGGTTATATCCTTAAAAGCAGAAACACACAATTTCCCAACAACCGTAGAGCCTTTCAACGGAGCTGCAACAGGTTCAGGAGGAGAAATTCGTGACCGTTTAGCAGGAGGACAAGGTTCATTGCCTTTAGCAGGAACAGCAGTTTACATGACTTCGTATTCTCGTTTAGACGAAAATCGTCCTTGGGAAGATGCTGTAGCAGCTAGAAAATGGTTGTACCAAACTCCAATGGATATTTTAATCAAAGCCTCAAATGGAGCTTCTGATTTTGGAAACAAATTCGGACAACCGCTAATTACAGGTTCTGTTTTAACTTTCGAACACGAAGAAAACAATCGCAAAATTGGTTACGATAAAGTAATCATGCAAGCTGGTGGAATTGGTTACGGAAAATTAGACCAAGCCATTAAGAAAAAACCACAAGAAGGTGATAAAATTGTTATTCTAGGTGGAGAAAATTACAGAATCGGAATGGGTGGTGCTGCAGTTTCCTCTGCAGATACTGGTGCTTTTGGTTCAGGAATTGAGTTGAATGCCATACAGCGTTCGAACCCAGAAATGCAAAAACGTGCTGCTAACGCCATTCGTGGTTTAGTAGAAAGCGACCATAACCCAATTGTTTCTATTCACGATCACGGAGCTGGTGGACACTTAAACTGTCTTTCGGAATTGGTAGAAGAAACGGGTGGATTGATCAATCTAGATAAATTGCCTGTGGGTGATCCTACCCTTTCCGCAAAAGAAATCATCGGTAACGAATCTCAAGAAAGAATGGGATTAGTGATTGGTCAAAAAGATATTGATTTATTACAAAGAGTGGCTGATAGAGAGCGTTCTCCTATGTATCAAGTAGGTGATGTAACGGGTGATCACCGTTTTACTTTTGAGTCTAAATCTACAGGTGCTAAACCGATGGATTATGCTTTGGAAGATTTCTTTGGAAGTTCACCAAAAACGATAATGAACGATAAAACGATTGCTTACAATTACGCTCCGCTAGAGTACTCAGTAAGAAACATTTCGACTTACTTAGAGCAAGTATTGCAATTAGAAGCAGTAGCTTGTAAAGACTGGTTGACCAATAAAGTCGACCGTTGTGTAGGTGGAAAAGTAGCTAAACAACAAACTGCTGGACCATTGCAATTGCCATTGAACAACGTTGGTGTAATGGCATTAGATTACAAAGGAATTGAAGGTGTTGCTACCTCAATTGGGCACTCTCCTATTGCTTCTTTGATTGATCCTGTTGCAGGAACAAGAACTGCAATTGCCGAATCATTATCGAATATTATTTGGGCTCCAATAAAAGACGGATTGCAAGGGATTTCACTTTCAGCAAACTGGATGTGGGCTTGTAAAAACGAAGGTGAAGACGCTCGTTTGTACGCTGCTGTAGAAGCTTGTTCGAATTTTGCAATTGAATTGGGAATCAATATTCCAACAGGAAAAGATTCACTTTCGATGAAACAAAAATATCCAAATGACGAAGTAATTGCTCCGGGAACGGTGATTATTTCGGCAGGTGGAAACTGTACTGATATTAGAAAAGTAGTAGAACCGGTCCTTCAAAAAGACGGTGGTTCTATTTATTATATCAATTTGTCGCAAGACGAATTCAAATTAGGAGGTTCATCATTTGCACAAACGTTGAATGCGATAGGAAATGAAGCGCCAACAATTAAAGAGGCGAAGTTCTTCAAAAAAGCATTTAATACAATTCAAGAATTAATTTTAGAAAATCAAATTCTTGCAGGACACGACATAGGAAGTGGTGGTTTGATTACTACACTATTAGAAATGTGTTTTGCTGATGTGAATTTAGGAGCTAAAATAGATTTCTCTGTTTTTGAAGAAAAAGACATCATCAAATATTTATTTGCTGAGAATATCGGAATTGTTTTCCAAGCGAAAGATAATGCGACAATTGAAGCTAAATTAAACGCTAACGGAGTTTCGTTTTACAAATTAGGAAATACTACTACTGAAGCTACTTTAGACTTTGGCCCATGCAAATTAGACATCGTAAAATACAGAGACATTTGGTTTAAAACTTCCTTTTTATTAGACCAAAAACAATCTAAAAACGGAATGGCTCAAGAGCGTTTCGATAACTACAAAAACCAACCGTTACAGTATGCTTTCCCAACTCATTTTACAGGGAAAAGTCCAGAAATAGACAGCTCTAAACCACGTCCTAAAGCGGCTATTATCCGTGAAAAAGGAAGTAATTCCGAGCGTGAAATGGCAAATGCAATGTATTTAGCTGGTTTTGATGTCAAAGACATTCACATGACCGATTTAATTTCGGGACGTGAAAATCTAGAGGATATTCAATTCATCGGAGCCGTTGGAGGTTTCTCTAATTCAGATGTTTTAGGTTCTGCTAAAGGTTGGGCTGGAGCATTTTTATACAACGAAAAAGCAAAAACTGCTTTAGATAACTTCTTCAAACGCGAAGACACTTTATCGGTGGGAATTTGCAACGGTTGTCAGTTGTTCGTTGAATTAGAATTAATCCATTCGGAGCACGAAAAAATGCCAAAAATGTCGTACAACGACAGTAACAAACACGAAAGCATTTTTACGTCAGTTACGGTACAAGAAAATAAATCAGTGATGTTGTCTAGCTTAGCTGGAGCAACATTAGGAGTTTGGGTATCGCACGGAGAAGGAAAATTTGAATTGCCATTAGGCGAAGAACGTTACAACATTGTAGGGAAATACGCTTACGAAGGCTATCCTGCTAATCCAAACGGTTCGCATTATGATGTAGCGATGCTTTGTGATGTTACAGGACGCCATTTGGTTACCATGCCGCATATAGAGCGTTCTACATACCAATGGAACTGGGCGCATTATCCAAAAGACAGAAATGATGAAGTTTCGCCTTGGCATGAAGCATTTGTCAATGCAAGAAAATGGATTGAAAAACACTAA